The nucleotide window actaaatggtgctcttctgttagcaaaattaatttcaatagttcaaacccatctaaaattaaacgatcacaaaatgtatctctggtcagactcagaaatagttctagcatggttggaaaaaccaccctatactTGGAAGACATATGTATCGAATCGCATATCACAAATCTTAGACTTAGTTGgctcagcaaaatggcaacatgttgcaagtgcagataacccgGCGGATCtggggacaagaggttgcaaaccacttcacctcaccagcactacactctggtggaacggtcccacatggctaacagaatcacaagaattctggccaaagtctccagCTCGGAATATCATACctccggaaagtcggaaaattgaaaattttcatatcactccagaagaggatgatattctccaaagATTTTCCTCATTTCCTCGAGCACTAAGGGTAGTCGCttatatgcacaaattcatccataaacttaaacaaaaggtGAAAAGGATATTAAACGATCCTGACATACAACTAACATattccgacttgcaacatgccaaggtcagtctaatcttgtatacacaaactcgctatttcagcaaagagaaatcaaagttgcttgaaaagcgacctctcgaaaagggaagctcacttctcgtGTTAAACCCATTCctggacgctaagggattactacgggcaaatggaagactagccaactccagccttagttacaatgaacgacatcccatcattatcccagagaaatcccgttttgcctacttatttctaatatatctccaccagcttacaatgcatggtgagcatcgcttgatgcaacaaatggtccgGCAAGAGTTTTAtgtaccgcgactaaagccacaaataaagagaaccattttcatgtgtaaacagTGTACTATGTACAAGCACAagatgcgtacgcagatcatggcagccctaccacctgaacgctgcaactacGCTTTACCCTTTACCAccactggggttgattttgctggacctttccagataaaggcctcaatgctaaggtcttcctcatttagaaaagggtatgtggctgtctttgtatgttttacaacaaaggcagtacacctcgagctatgttcggatctgactactgcggcttttcttgcagcatttgcccgctttgtcggacggcgcggatttcctttaaaaattatgagcgacaatggaaaaaactttgtcggagctcaaagagccacggaAAAGGagtttttacaattcatgaaagaagtatcccccgaaattgtcagaaaatatgcaccccaaggaatcgattggcaattcatacccccatgttctccacacatgggcggactctgggaatcagcagtaaagagctttaagtcccatttaaagaaaacggctggtgaccataaattcaattatgaggagtttactacattactcactcgtatcgaagccgtactAAACTCTAGACCTATctcaccactctcgcaagatccctccgacttcacagccttaaccccagggcattttctcaaaggagcacccattctggccatacctgagccaggcgtggagtcgctatccttatcgAATAGATGGGAGCGAATTAAAAtcctccatcatgatttcagccgccgatggaaggaagactacATAAAGGACCTTCACAAGAGATACCGGTGGAAAACTCAAGAAAAGGCACCAAAGCTTGGAGACTGCGTCCTTATACAAGATGATTGTCTCCCTCCTACGGAATGGCGACTCGGCCGCATAAAACAACTTCATTACGGTTCCGACGGTCATGTTCGAGTAGTTGATCTCCGCACTCAAACcggaacactaaccagaccgctcgtaaaattatgctttctaccaaccgcCGAAGATAAAGAAACGTAAAACCGAAACCgcaataataaatcaataaatcgtTAAAACATATAACCGCTTACCAAATCGAAACCTCGAATAACATTAATGACACAAAGACTTAACATAAATGTCTGATAAAAAAAGACATCctattcatgccacatatcgtggcacaaacgtccatattattgtaaatttcacaATACATTTCTAATATCATAATTTCTCTCACAGAGTAATATGGACGTGGATATGGCATCATCGTCAACGCCAACCATGCGTTCGGCAATTTCCGCCCCTCGCGCTGAAGCTGCTCCAATAGCAGCACCCCGGACCAACACTGCACCGGCAGCGCCTCGAACAACAACAGGCTCCACCGCGACAACGGCTCCGCGTCAAAGCACGCCAGCATTACCAGCGAATTTGCAACTCATTCGTTGTCCTTTATGCCGCCGCCCTCATCGGCTATCGCACTGCGGTATATTCAAAGGCATGCCGCCGATGCAACGCCAGCAGGTGGCACAGGCGCACGGGTATTGCCTGAATTGTCTGGCAACTTCCCACGCAACTCAGGAGTGCCCATCACCTAATCGTTGCCAAATCTGTGTGCGGGCTCATCATACGATGCTGCATCGCATTCCCAGACGCGACCCCCGGCGCCCACCGGCTCCTCGCACCAGTGGTAACGTCAGGCGTTCCCAAAGGACTCCTGTGACGGCATACCGCCGCCGCGGACCCTCTGCAGCAGAATCCCGTCCTTGGCGCCATAACCAGGCAGCATCAACACGACGCCATCAGCTTAGGCCGCAATCCCGCCGGTCAACAGGTCTCAGCAGCGTGGTAGCAACGCTCCAGCAGCTACAGCGGCTTCTAGGCTaaatactcgcctaggggggccgggatggctaaatgagtagcgacgtcgcatCACATCTACATCAATTTATTCACCTCATCACGCGAGAGAAAACCACAcgttaacacacatacacgcacatgcacccaaACGCGATGACTTACTGCAATCTAATTAGAACAAAAGGAATAGAGAAAGCAGGTCGCGCACCTTTCGTTGATACGACGTCGAATAGCCAACATCTACGCTTTCCGCAGCATCCCGGTTTTGATCCGCTTACCCGAGtgtatatatctaatatatatgtaacctAATACCTACTGGATCCAATATATAGTTGTtcagtttacattttttacatttgtatatatatttaactatcCATACTTCAATTCAATTAAACCCAATAATTGTGAAGTGAAATTCGCAGAAAATAAAACTTGTAACGATCTTTGAAATTAGTGCATTTCCTTTTAActaaaagtgtgagtggcctataaggtgagtttttgtacactCATTATTGTTACTCAATAACACCCTGTTAATCGAAAAATtctcatttaattttgttgaggCATTTTCTGTTAACGTATAGATAGTATTCGATATAAACTCAACGAAATGGACAAAATCTAACATATCGAGTATAGTCagcgaaaataattatattagttatatggggttgCCTCATAATCATCACcgatttcatttatattcaaCGCTTAactatattattatttactttatgaTGATAACGTATACGGTGACTCGGCATAAATTACTATATTTGGTATAAGGGAGCTTTCGGCATTAAAATTTTAGactgtattaaatattttacatttacttagtttttaaagatatcttacatattgatCGATAAGGtatggctaaatgagcttctGACCCCCCTCACAATTGATCGGtaggtcgcggatagccggacggcctgtagtagcaggttagttgcgcCTCCCTAATATAggtgaccgatcaaaatccaggcgcgacggactCAAAGTgagcggcttcctggtcagTGTCTtttcaccatgttaggtgcggtTGTAAAAAAGATCGGTCTATACCGGGGCGCACTGGGAGTTGTTTGAAGCATCACCAGCTGTTTTCACTAGTGGTGTGGAGAGGGTGATGTGAGACAGCTCTGCCGAAGTGTCAGCCACGATGTGAATCAGTAACTAGCCCCTTCGGGCCCTGGTCAGGAAGTGTACATTGGGCGTAGAACTAGTAGACTGCGTTGCTCTGGGCGAGCGCCGGTTCGTCCGAGTTTTCCGGAACCGGTAcggacaggcctcagggaactggggtagggaCATAGCCCCCGAGGGTACACCCGTTCCtgtctatttcggcccgccccgctgcacacgatgcgctggtTACACTGATAAATGGAgacaattaatgaaaaaacgcacaacaacaatagcagtaaCAAATGTCACCAGTCAATTTACGATTTCGGGAGTAGATCCTTTTAAAAAAAGCTTCGCGTTTGGCTAGATCGCCAGTGAAGGTGCTCTCTGCACAAAGACCAGTGAGGTCGAAATTGTCACCTCCAACGCTTCAGGAGAAGACACCGATATTGAAAGAAGCACAGTCGCAACGCGAtcaaacaatatatataaacttGGAGATTGATACAAAAGCTAACGGATATGATGCGTCCGCCACAGCGCTCTATCAACAATTCCATTGGGGAACTGCTTAGCGAAATATCGAAGCTCTACACCCGTGCTCAAGATGAAGCTAACATAGGTAGAAGTGTAGATATGGAACAGACGACTGCTGAAGTCACACCGAAAAGACCACGTGATGACAAGCAGATAAACCGACGAACCCCTCCAAAAACAACCCATGACGAACTAATTGTGAAAGCAGAAGAAAGCAGAAATCTCGGGGGAGGAGAAAGCGACGCGGCAAGGGAAGATACCTGGATGACGATACCAAGTAAagcccaaaaaaaataaaaacaagaagaaggAAAACACCGTACCACGCCTTCGACCAGAAGCAATTATAATCGCAAAAACCGGAGACATGCCTTACGCATACATACTTCGGGCGgttaaacaaaatgaaaatctgCAAGCGCTTTGCGAAAACGGCTCAAGAATTAAAAAGACAGCTAAAGGAGATATACTGTTAGAGCTAAAGAAAGCACAGACAGAAAGTACTAAAGAATATAGAAAGGAGATAGTGAAGATACTAGGAGATCAGACACAAATAAGATCTCTAACACAAGAAACTACAGTTGAAGTGCGTGACTTGGACGATATAACGACGAAAGAGCATATAGTATAGGCAATTCGTTCAGAATTTGAAGAGCTTCGTCTATTTAGTGAAGAGTGTATTAaaagcatatgcatatgcagGCACTCAAAAAACAATCATAAGCCTTCATGCGCAGGAAGCAAAGCACTTACTGGCAGCACAAACTATTAAAATCGGTTGGACAATCTGCAGAATCCGGGAAAAAGCGCAACTGAAAAAATGTTTCAGATGTCTAGGGTATGAACATGTGACGAAAGCATGCAGCAATCCAGAAGACAGGAGCAAGTGCTGTATTAAATGCGGAGAGGAGGGTCATTTCGCCAAAGATTGTGTTAACAGTCCTTCCTGCAAGGCAAGTAAACACAGTGGAAGTACAAACATAGACCATCAGATAGGAAGCAGGAAATAGCCCATATATACAGCAGCACTGAAAAAACCTAGAAGGtgaaaatactataaataaacCTGAACCACTGCGAAGCGGCCCAGGATCTCTTGACGCAAAACATATACGAAAATAAGATAGACGTTGCATTAATCTGTGAACAGTAAAGACTCTGACAAGTTGATTTCCGACACCACAAAAAAGGTTGCAATATGGGCTTGCGGAGATAAAATGGTGCAAGACACACCATTAATTGACAAGGCATACTATACAAGAGCCAAAATATGGGGCTTTATTTCTTACAGCTGCTATATACCGCCAAGTATACCACATggtgaatatgaaaaaatacttgacGACTTGGTAAAGGATGCGATGACAAATACATCTAATATAATTGCAGGTGACTTTAATGCCTGGGCGCTAGGATGGGacagcaaaaatacaaatttgagaGGTAGCGCATTACTTATAGCATTTACTGTTCTAGACGTAGTACTGCTTAATACAGGAAGACAAAACACCTTTGAGAAGAATGGGCGTGGCTCCATTATCGATATATCTTTTGCCAGCAGGGTGCTATATCGATACATAGACTGGCGGATATGCGACATATATACCCAAAGTGACCATTTGGCTAAAATGTTAAGTATCAGCAAGAGTATGCAACAGCGAAATGTTTGCCACCAAAAGGTGCAGTCCAAGCGGTGGAGAATTGAAACCCTAGATGAGGTGCTTTTTAAGTTAATGCTGGACGAAAACATAAACGGAAGTGATGACATAGACCAACAGGCTGTTGGTACAACACATTAGCGAAGCCTGTGATGCCGCTATGAATAAAAAGAGGACAGCCGCATCGAGATCTCGAATCTCGAAGAAGTGATAGTCACAAAGCGAGGCGCCGCTTCCAACGAAGCATAGACAGCTTAGATTGTGACAGCCTGCGAGAAGCattcaaaaagaaacgcaacgtcctaaaaaatgcaattaaaaagaGCAAAATTACATGTTTCAAAGAATTATGCGAAAAAGTGGGCGAAAATCCGTGGGGAGCAGCGCATAGGATTGTAATGTCAAGGATTAAAGGTAGCAAACGTCAAGCGCCTACATGCCCTTCATTACTCAAAAATGTTGTGGGAACCCTGTTCCCAGAACAAAACCAAAAAGGAAATTTTTATCGCGAAGAAGTCGGAGATGCGCCAGAAATCACCGAGCAGGAAGTTGTTTATAGAATATTGCGCCTCCCTCTATCGAAAGAAGTGCAAATAATTGGATACGCAGATGATATTGCTGTGACAATAGTAGCTAAGGAGCTCCATCAAATACAGAGTATTTGTAGTGATCTGTACTGAAGATAAAGCAGTGGCTAACGAGTGGAAAACTCGAACTTGCCGGCCACAAAACGGAAGCAGTGCTTATAACTAGCAGAAAAACACTGGAAACCATTTCGGTTAACATAGACGGGCGCGCAACATTACAACACAATCCGCTGTGAAATACCTTGGTGTGACGATTGATGCGAGGCTCAACTACAAAATGCATGTTAAAAAAGCATGTGAGAAAGCGGCGCGTGTAAACATGGCCTTATCAAGAATAATGGCAAACATAGGAGAGCCGAAACAGAGCAGGAGAGCTCTTCTGGCCAAAGGTCAGCCAGTCAATTGTAATGTATGCGGCGCCTGTATGGGGACCAGCATTAATACATAAGACATATGCTGGAGTGACAAAATCGGTGTTCCGGTTGAGCGCTATCAGAATAGTCAGTGCATTTTGCAGGGTTTCTAATGAAGCTGCCGGGGTTCTAGCAGGAATTATACCCCCAGACATAATGGCTGTCGAACTTAAGCGAATATATAATAATAGCGCAGGCCGGAAACTAACGGTGGCAGAGCGTAGAGTAGAAAGACAAGCCAACTTAAACGAATGGCAAACACGCTGGGATACATCAAGAAAGGGGAGATGGACATACCGCTTAATCGGTAATATACAAGCATGGATGGAACGAAAACACGGATAGGTAGATCATTACATAACACAGTTCCAAACAGGATTGAGTAGCTTGCTCTTTCTGTGGTAGCAATAACGAGAACGCagaacacatatttttccactGTCGGAAATATAGAAATGAGCGACTATCTTTGGAAAAGGAAGTATCCAACCGAATAACACCAGAGAATATAGTGACCTATATGCTGCACTCGAGGAATGTGTGGAATTTAATGTAGAAGCTGGCAGCCATGGTACTCCATGACCTGAGAAGAGTAGAACAGCAAAGAAGGAGTGAATCTAGAGCAGCGAATATCGCTTTAATGACGTGAGCCCACAGGCTAAGCTTGCCCTTGCCTAACGGCGGTCTCACACGGCCTCAGTAAAGCTATAGGAGacggagttagggtttagtacgtaggtgTACCGTTTCACAAGTCCAGAACAGTAGGTAATACTGATTGGGCGTGGTCCCGAATGAGGTGTACCTATAGCGGGCAGTACTTGCATATTGCTACAGCAAAGTAGCAGTATCTATGTAAGATTCCCCCTCCggcacaaaaaaaacaaaaaaaaacatcgtCATCATGTGCACCGCATCAGCATATACACCATACCTTCCACACCAAACACATGAGGACACCAAACACAACTAACAAAAAGGACTGACGTCCAGTTCTCTTTTGTTCTCGATCCGTGCGCATACACGTCAATAGCTTcaactttcattttttaattttattttgaattcgtCACAGGGTGAGTGCCgggagttttttattttatagaaaaaaatacattgtcCTTCGAACCGTACCGGACGGCACTAGTGGtaacacaaattaaaataaaatataattaatcacGGTGACGCGGCAACGCGGTAATAAAatcaactaattaaaaaaaaaatatatatatatatacaaaaatctcatatacatacatatttgtattttggaaattttctatTCAACATATTAAGTATATAGAAACTTTTTCTGATTTATTCcatacatcttttaaatgagctcaggctcaaaggaatctaaa belongs to Bactrocera dorsalis isolate Fly_Bdor chromosome 1, ASM2337382v1, whole genome shotgun sequence and includes:
- the LOC125775397 gene encoding uncharacterized protein LOC125775397 → MHGEHRLMQQMVRQEFYVPRLKPQIKRTIFMCKQCTMYKHKMRTQIMAALPPERCNYALPFTTTGVDFAGPFQIKASMLRSSSFRKGYVAVFVCFTTKAVHLELCSDLTTAAFLAAFARFVGRRGFPLKIMSDNGKNFVGAQRATEKEFLQFMKEVSPEIVRKYAPQGIDWQFIPPCSPHMGGLWESAVKSFKSHLKKTAGDHKFNYEEFTTLLTRIEAVLNSRPISPLSQDPSDFTALTPGHFLKGAPILAIPEPGVESLSLSNRWERIKILHHDFSRRWKEDYIKDLHKRYRWKTQEKAPKLGDCVLIQDDCLPPTEWRLGRIKQLHYGSDGHVRVVDLRTQTGTLTRPLVKLCFLPTAEDKET
- the LOC125775534 gene encoding uncharacterized protein LOC125775534 — translated: MDVDMASSSTPTMRSAISAPRAEAAPIAAPRTNTAPAAPRTTTGSTATTAPRQSTPALPANLQLIRCPLCRRPHRLSHCGIFKGMPPMQRQQVAQAHGYCLNCLATSHATQECPSPNRCQICVRAHHTMLHRIPRRDPRRPPAPRTSGNVRRSQRTPVTAYRRRGPSAAESRPWRHNQAASTRRHQLRPQSRRSTGLSSVVATLQQLQRLLG